AGAGACGATCGGCGCGATGTCCTGCACCTGACCGATACGACCAAGCGGCGTCTGCGCTTCGTTCCAGGTCTGGAAGTCCGAACCCATCGCTCCAGTAGCGTGCGTACCTTCCGTTTCGACAAGGCCAGGGTTAACGGCGTTAACGCGGATGCCGCGCGGACCAAGCTCGCGCGCGAGTACGCCGGTAATGGCGTCAATGGCACCTTTGGAGCCGCTATAAATAGCGCTCTCTGCCATGAACACGCGTGTGACGAACGAACTGATATTGATGATGCTCCCGCCTTTCTCCAGATGCGGCACGGCAGCGGCGCAGACCAGTAGCGGGCCAAGCACATTGATGTCGAACTGTTTGCGGTACAGCGCTTCGGTGGTTTCTTCGATCCGGGCGAACTGATAAATTCCCGAGTTATTCACCACAATGTCCAGCCGCCCAAAATGTTCAATCGCCGAGCTAACCAGCGCCTCAACCTCACGCTGGTTGGTAACGTCTGCGGCGACCGCCATGGCCTCTCCGCCTGCGGCTTCAATATCCGCAACCACGCTGTCTGCACCGGTTTTGCCGGTGGCGTAGTTGACGATAACCTTCGCACCCTCCGCCGCCAGTTGGCGGGCAATCCCGGCACCGATACCTTTGGATGCGCCTGTGACGATGGCAACTTTGTTTTTTAATTTGTTCATACTTTCAGATCCCGGATGAGGCCATAGCAGCCTGTTCAGTGAAGAGACATTATGGTGATGCCTGCATAATTGTTAGGGAACTGCCATTTATGTATATTTGATGTTCATTTTTGAACGGGGGCGGATATGGAATGGAGTGATGTACGGATATTTCTGGCGGTGATCCGCAAGGGATCGTTCGGCGAGGCCGCCCGAAGCCTGGGCGTGAGCCATCCGACGGTGGGCCGACGGATCAAAGCACTCGAAGATGAGGCACAACAGCCGCTGTTTCGCCGCACGCGTGAGGGTCTGGTGCTGACCGATGCCGGAGACACGGTGCTGAACCTGGCGGAATCGATGGAAAATTCTGCGCTGGCACTAGAAAGGCGCCTGGCGGGTAATCACCAACGGCTCGAAGGTATTTTGCGGATCTCATGTGCTGAGTGGTTTGCGGGTTATGTGCTGTCACCGGTGCTGGTCGAATTGACGCGTCGTCATCCGGCCGTGGTACCGGAGGTCATCGCCAGCTACCGCTTACTTAATTTATCCCGGCGCGATGCCGATGTGGCCTTTCGTCTCGTGCCTTTTACCGAGCCGGACATTGTCCAGCGTCGCCTGATGACCATTTCCTATGGTCTTTACGGTACGCCTGAAACCGCACAGACACTGCACAACGATCCGGCGTCAGTGGGGCTTATTCTGATGAACACCGCCCAGTCACATTTTCCTGATGTCTCGTGGTTGCTCGACAGATTCCCCCGCTCCAGGCGTGTTTTCACCAGCACAAGCCGGGCTGTCCAGGCGCAAATGTGCCTGCAGGGGATGGGGGTGGCCGTGTTGCCACGGCCGCTGGGAGACGCTGTTTCCGGTCTGCAACGCATTCAGACTGAGGAGCAACTGCCATCCAGAGAGATATGGGTCGGCTACCACCAGGATCTCCGGCATATGGACCGCTTACGCGCCATGCTGGATATCGCCGATACGCTGCTTGCCGACCCGGCGACGAGAGCACCGTGAACCCGCGTGCCATTCTACTTAGCACGCCACAGAGAAAACATGTCCCGCTCTGGTTAGCCCACGATGCTTTGTGCCACTGGCATCCGGCAACGCCTCAAAACATCACAGCTTTTCGCCATTGCTGGCGATCACTTCTTTGTACCAATTAAAGCTCTTCTTGCGGGAGCGGGACATATCCCCTGTACCGTCGTCATGCTTGTTCACATAGATAAAGCCATAACGCTTGCTGTACTGGCCGGTGGTGAAGGAGACACAGTCGATGCAGCCCCACGGCGTATAGCCCATCAGATCCACGCCATCGTAAGTGACCGCTTTCATCATCTCTTCAACGTGTGCGCGCAGATAATCGATGCGGTAGTCATCGTTGATGCTGCCATCGGCTTCGACTTTATCGTAAGCGCCAAAGCCGTTTTCAACGATGAACAGTGGTTTCTGGTAGCGTTCATACAGTTCGCACAGAGAGTAGCGCAGCCCGACAGGATCGATCTGCCAGCCCCAGTCGGAGGCTTTGACATGCGGGTTCGGTACGCTGCCTTCGAAGCCGGAGATAGCATCGCCGCTGCCGCCTTCCGCTTTTACCGCGTTGGTCATGTAGTAGCTGAAACCCAGGTAATCGCAGGTGCCTTCACGCAGGATCTGTTCATCGCCGTGTTCCATTTTGATGGAGAAGCCGCGGCGTTCCCATTCGTTCAGCACATAGGACGGGTAGTAACCTCGCAATTGTACATCGGTAAAGACATAGCGCTCGCGCATTGATTCCTGCGCAAACATGACGTCTTCCGGCTTACAGGAGAAGGGATAGAGCGCGACCATTGCCAGCATACAGCCGACTTTCATTTCCGGGTTGATGCGGCGGGCCGCTTTCACTGCCAGGGCACTGGCGACGAACTGGTGGTGCAGCACCTGGTACATGGTCTCTTCCGGGTTTTCATGATCGGTATAGACCACGCCGGAGCAGCAGTAGCCGAACAGCGGCGCACGCCAGTTACGCTGGTTGTTGATTTCGTTGAAGGTCATCCAGTATTTGACCTTGCTCTTGTAGCGTTCGAAAACCACTTCCGCGAAGCGTACGAAGAAATCGACCACTTTACGGTTGGTCCAGCCGCCATATTCCTGTACCAGATGCAGTGGCATCTCGAAGTGGGAGAGGGTGATCACCGGTTCGATGTTATATTTCAGTAGTTCATCGAACATATCGTCGTAGAATTTCAGCCCTTCTTCGTTAGGCTGCTGCTCATCCCCTTTTGGAAAGATACGGGTCCAGGCGATCGAGGTGCGAAAGCATTTAAAGCCCATCTCGGCGAACAGCTTGATGTCTTCTTTGTAGTGACCGTGGAAATCGATCGCTTCATGGTTCGGGTAATATTTCCCGGCCACTACTTCGGTGGTGATCTCTCGCGGTACGCCGTGCGCGCCGCCGGTCAGCACGTCGCAAATGCTTGGGCCTTTGCCGCCTTTATTCCAGCCACCCTCAACCTGGTGCGCAGCAACGGCGCCGCCCCATAAAAAATCTTTTGGTAAGGTCAGTTTTTTCATCTTTGCTCTTCTCGTCATATTGGCTATTAACGAGTCTAACAAAGGTGAATTAAATGTCACGATATAACAAATTGCCGTCGGGGTAATTTGTTACACCAGAAAAACGCCCTGTTTTTTTATGCTATTTTCTTCGCCAGCTTACGCCCCAGTGATTCCAGAATATAAATAACCGGAATCTGCGTCGTAATATCGTAGCCGCCTGGAATACGCGTGGGAGGAATATGCCAGGAGAGGTTAAAATCTGCCAGTTTCGCCAGGCGTGATTGTTCGTGGCTGGTAATCGACAGCACTTTGCAGTGATGCAGGCTGAATTGCCCGGCAAAACGCAGGATCTCCTCGGTCTCGCCAGAGACGGAAAGGACAATCGCCAGGGCATTTTTTGCCATATCATTGGTGACCGGAAAATAAGGATCGTCGATATGGTTGCTGAATTTTCCGATATTAGAGAAAAAACGGGCGCCATATTTTGCCAGTGCACCGGATGTTCCAGCGCCAACAAAAATAATACGCTCTGAAGATAATATTATATCGACGGCTTTATTCAGCAGGGCATCAAATTCATCGTTATTTACGCTTTTAAAAAAACTAATAACTTCACTGGCACCAAAATTCGCCTGGGGTAACTCATTTTGCTCTAAATATAATTTGAAGCGGACGCGAAACTCCGAATAGCCTTCGCAGTTAAGCTTGCGGCAAAAGCGCAGCACCGTGGTGGTGGAGACGCCCGCCGCATCGGCCAGCTCGCGGATCGTCATATACATCACTTTGTCGCGGTTTTTGACCACATAGTGATAGACCATCATCTCCAGATTATTGAGGCTGGCGATGGCGGAGTGGGTAAACATCGTCACGGTGGTGTCCTTTACTCTCTGTTAACGTTGCCAGCCAGCGTGTAATTGCGTGACTACATGCTGCCATAACTCTGGCTGGCTTGCCCTGAGTTTTGTCCCCGGCATAAGAATCTGATTTCGCGGCCTGCATATTGTCATTTCCGCTTCATACTTTCATCCTACATTCACGTTTTATGGGCGTATGTTCCTTGCCAGAAGATTGAACAGTTGTAACGCCAGTCGTCGGCTTAAATACTACATATATATTGATACGAATTTTTTTTTAGCGTACAGGTGTGCACTGGAATCATTCTCAGTTACTCTATTAACGCAAAGTTTTTTTGAGTTCTCCCGGAGTTAGCTATGGCCAAGAAACCCTTAATCGCACAGGGATACACACTGGCAGAAGAAATTGCCAACAGCATTAGCCACGGAATTGGGCTGGTGTTCGGTATCGTCGGGCTGGTGCTACTGCTGGTACAGGCAGTAGATGCAAAGGCCAGTACAATGGCAATCACCAGCTACTCGCTTTATGGCGGCAGCATGATTTTGCTGTTCCTCGCCTCTACGCTTTACCATGCCATTCCGTACCAGCGTGCCAAGGCGTGGCTGAAGAAATTTGACCACTGCGCCATTTATCTGCTGATTGCCGGAACGTATACACCCTTTCTGCTGGTTGGGCTGGACTCGCCGCTGGCGCGTGGGCTGATGATTGTCATCTGGAGCCTCGCCCTGCTGGGGATCTTATTTAAACTCACCATTGCCCATCGTTTTAAAGTGCTGTCGCTGGTGACTTATCTGACCATGGGCTGGCTGTCGCTAATTGTGATTTACCAGCTTGCCACGCGCCTGTCGGTTGGAGGCGTAACGCTACTGGCCGTGGGCGGCCTGGTCTATTCGCTTGGCGTGATTTTTTACGTCTGCAAACGCATTCCTTATAACCACGCAATCTGGCACGGCTTCGTGCTGGGCGGCAGTGTCTGCCACTTCCTGGCGATTTATTTGTACGTCGGACAGCTTTAAGTTAAAGCCGGTGGCGGTTTTCGCCCCGGCTTAGCGCGTTTACTCTTCCAGTGAATAAGGCAGCGGCTCGATGCTTAACGTATTCGCATCGTCGCGCACGCGGAACACGCTGCCGGGTTCCATATCGTTGTTCATCACCACCTGAACCAGAAGGCGCCCGTCATCAAGCTGCACCGCGGCCAACACGGTACCGGTACGGCGCCAGTTGTCTCCCATCTTCAACTCAAGGTCCTCTCCCGCTTCCGGCACCCGGCTGGCTGTCCCTGCCAGATACCACAATGCGCGTTTGTTGGCGCCGCGGAATTTTGCTCGAGCCACCATCTCCTGGCCGGTGTAACAGCCTTTTTTAAAGCTGATGCCGCCCAGCGCCTGTAGGTTAGTGGCCTGTGGGATAAACTGCCCGCTGTTCGGCGCATCAATAACCGGCAGGCCTGCTTCGATATTCAACGCCAGCCACTGTTGGCTGTTATTAAGCTGCGCTTCGCCCCGCAGTTTTTCGGTCACCTGTTGCGCCGTTGCGGCACTGGTTACCAGCAGGAAACGCTCGGCAGGATGCGCAAACCACAGCAGAGTGGTATCACCCTCCTGAATAACCTGTTTTTCACTGTCCGGAAGGGTGGTAAAGAGATTCGCCAGCGCCGCGCGCGCCTGAAAGCCGGCCACGCCCAGCAGCACGTGTTCATCGTCTTGTGCAATGGCGACTTTAGAGAATACGGCGTATTTCTTCAGTTCACGAAGCTGCGCTTCACGCACGCTGCGGCGCAGGATCCAGGCAAAACCGTCCTGGAAGTGGAACAACCGCATATTGCTCCACATTTTCCCTTTAGAATCACAGTGCGCTGCCAGCAGGTGCTGTTCAGCCGTCATCGTGGTGACATCTGCGGTCACCTGGCCTTGCAGGTATTTTTCGCTATCTGCGCCGGTAATCGTTGCCAGCGCCCAGTCATCGAGCGTCATAAGCGTCAGCGGCAGACGTGATGATGCGGTCGGCTGACGCGGAGGAAACGGAGTAAAAGGCATAATAATGTCCTGATTAGCTTAACGCTGTGTTGGTTCTTAATGGTAAAAGAGCCGTTGTTCAATGCAAGTAATAAAGCATGCGTTTTGTGCCATTGTGCACGCGTTGCGCAGCATTACGCAGCACAGTGATATTTTTTGCAGTGGGTGCGATTAATTCTGGAAGCGGCCCCGCGAAGCGAAATATTCCGCAAAAGGAATATTAAAAACACGTTACAATGGGCCCATTATGCTGATGCAGGGAGAAGATCATGGATATTAACAACAAAGCCCGTATCCACTGGGCGTGCCGCCGTGGAATGCGTGAACTCGACATCTCAATAATGCCTTTTTTCGAACATGAGTACGACACGCTGAGCGATGATGACAAACAGCTGTTTGTTCGTCTGCTGGAAAGTGACGATCCTGATTTATTCAACTGGTTAATGAATCATGGAGAGCCTCAGGACGCGGGGTTACAAAAAATGGTGCGGTTAATCCAGACACGGAATCGGGATCGTGGTCCTGTGGCAATCTGAGTTACGCGTCTCCTGGCGCGCACAATGGATCTCGCTTTTGCTCCACGGTCTGGGCGCAGCACTCATTTTGCTGATGCCCTGGCCTTTGAGTTACACACCGCTGTGGCTGCTGTTGCTGTCGCTGGTGGTTTTTGATTGCGTGCGCAGCCAGCGGCGGATCAATGCCTGCCATGGCGAGCTCAAACTGCTGATGGATTCCCGCCTGCGCTGGCAGGGCGTGGAATGGGATATTATCGGAACGCCGTGGATGTTACGCAGTGGAATGATGCTGCGCTTGCGCCGTGAAGAGGATGGGCGTCGTCAACATTTATGGTTGGCGGCAGACAGCATGGATGCGCAGGAGTGGCGCGATCTGCGCCGGGTAATATCACAGAAACCGGCGCAGGGGCTGCATTAACAGGGGAAATGGCTGCCTTTAAACCAGCCGTTCCGCCATCTCTGTCAGGATTTGCTCACACCATGACTGAATGCGCGAATCGCTCAGGTCGTACTGATTGGTTTCGTCCAGCGCCAGGCCGACAAACAGTTGACCATCGGCAATCACCGGTTTGCTGCTGGTAAATTCGTAGCCTTCCGTCGGCCAGTAGCCGATGAACGTCACGCCTTTGGGTGCCAGTTTGTCATGCAGCATGCCCAGCGCATCAAGGAACCATTCGCCGTAGCCGAGCTGATCGCCCATGCCGTACAGCGCGATGATTTTGCCGTCAAGGTTGAGGTCATCAAGCTGATCCCAGATGGCTTCCCAGTCTTCCTGCAATTCGCCAAAATCCCAGGTCGGAATGCCGAGGATAAGCGCATCGTATTGCTCCATCAGTGCGGGTGCGTCATCTTTCAGATTGTGCAGTGTCACCAGTTCCGGCCCGATAATTTCGCGGATTTTCTCCGCCGCCATTTCGGTATAGCAAGTGCTGGAACCGTAAAACAGGCCAATATTCATAACGTAAACGTCTCAATTCCGGATGTGTCTTTGTGAGCAGTGTACCAGAATCGTACGGCTATCAGGCATAATGCAGCGATTGAGAAACGGAGGCGTTTCAATGGAGCAGGATTTCGCACGTATCGAACAATTTCTTGACGCGCTCTGGTTGGAAAACAATCTGGCGGACAATACGCTCAGTGCCTATCGCCGCGATTTGCAAGGTGTGGCCGAGTGGCTGCATCATCGTGGAAGTAGTCTGATGCAGGCGAGAAGCGATGACTTACAGGCGTTGCTGGCCGAACGCGTGGATGGCGGCTACAAAGCTACCAGTTCAGCGCGTCTGCTCAGCGCTGTACGAAGACTCTTCCAGTACCTGTACCGGGAGAAAATCCGTAGTGACGATCCCAGCGCGCAACTGGCCTCGCCGAAGCTGCCGCAGCGTCTGCCAAAAGACTTAACGGAAGCGCAGGTTGAGAGACTTTTACAGGCTCCGGTAGTTGACCAACCGCTGGAGTTACGCGATAAAGCCATGCTTGAGGTTTTATATGCCACCGGGCTTCGCGTCTCTGAACTGGTCGGGTTGACCATGAGCGATATTAGCCTGCGCCAGGGCGTGTTGCGGGTGATTGGTAAAGGTAATAAAGAACGGCTGGTACCGTTGGGTGAAAATGCGGTGTACTGGGTGGAAAACTACCTTGAACACGGGCGTCCGTGGCTGCTGAATGGTGTATCGATTGATGTGCTGTTTCCCAGCCAGCGTGCTCAGCAGATGACGCGCCAGACTTTCTGGCACCGTATCAAGCACTATGCCGTGCTGGCGGGGATTGACAGCGAAAAGCTTTCCCCTCACGTTTTACGTCATGCTTTTGCCACGCATTTGCTTAATCACGGTGCGGACCTGCGCGTGGTGCAAATGCTATTGGGGCATCAGGATCTTTCTACAACGCAAATTTATACGCATGTGGCCACCGAGCGGCTGCGTAAGCTTCATGAACAGCATCACCCGCGGGCGTGATGGCTGATAATTAAAGGATGTTTTATGAAAAATGGTTTGATTATGTTCACCCTGCTGGCAGCGGCTTTTTCCGGCGTTGCGCATGCCGACGACGCCGCTATCAAGCAGTCGTTGGCAAAACTGGGTGTACAGAGCTCTGAGATATTGCCCGCTCCCGTCGCCGGAATGAAAGCGGTATTGACCAACAGCGGTGTGCTGTATGTGACCGAAGACGGCAAACATATTATCCAGGGACCGATGTACGATGTCAGCGGCGCGCAGCCGGTGAATGTCACCACGCAAATGCTGTTGCCGCATCTTAACGCGCTGGAAAAAGAGATGATTGTCTACAAGGCGCCGAAAGAAAAACACGTGATCACCGTGTTCACCGACATCACCTGCGGTTATTGCCAGAAACTGCACAGTGAGATGGCGGATTACAACGCGCTGGGTATCACCGTCCGCTATCTGGCGTTCCCGCGTCAGGGCGTGCCGAGTGAAGTTGAAAACCAGATGAAAGCGATCTGGTGTGCCAAAGATCGCAATAAAGCCTTTGATGACGCGATGGATGGCAAAGGCATCAAACCGGCCAGTTGCGATATTGATATTGCTAACCACTATGCGCTGGGCGTGCAGTTTGGCGTCAACGGAACACCGGCCATTGTGCTGAACGATGGCTACCTTGTTCCGGGCTATCAGGCACCGGCTGAGATGAAAGCCTTCCTCGACAAACATCAGCAAGCCACCAGCGGTAAATAAAACGCGTGAAAGCTCAGATACAACTTCGCCGCCGTAAGGTGGATGATTCTGCGGAACTGGCGGAAGGCTTACCGCCGTTACTGCGTCGGCTCTACGCCAGCCGCGGCGTGCGTAAGGCCAGCGAACTGGAGCGCAGCGTAAAAGGCATGCTGCCCTGGCAGCAACTTACCGGTATTGATGAGGCAGTTTCGCACCTTTATCAGGCGCTGCGCGAAGATTTACGCATTATCGTGGTCGGTGATTTTGATGCCGATGGCGCAACCAGCACGGCGCTCAGCGTCCTGGCGCTGCGTGCGCTGGGCTGTGAAAATGTGAGCTACCTGGTGCCGAACCGTTTTGACGACGGTTACGGTCTCAGCCCGGAAGTGGTCGATCAGGCGCATGCGCGCGGCGCGCAGTTGATCCTGACAGTGGACAACGGTATTTCCTCGCATGCCGGGGTGGCGCGGGCGCACGAACTGGGTATTCCTGTGGTCGTGACCGATCACCATCTGCCTGGCGATACCCTGCCGGATGCGGAAGCCATTGTGAACCCCAACCTGCGCGACTGTGATTTCCCGTCGAAATCGCTGGCGGGCGTCGGTGTCGCTTTTTATCTGATGCTGGCGCTACGCGCTTTTCTGCGCGACAACGGCTGGTTTGAATCGCGCGGTCTGGCAATGCCGAATCTTGCGGAACTGCTCGATCTCGTCGCGTTGGGAACGGTAGCAGACGTGGTGCCGCTTGATGCCAACAACCGTATTCTCACCTGGCAAGGCCTGAGCCGGATCCGCGCCGGGCGCTGTCGTCCTGGCATTAAAGCGCTGCTTGAAATCGCCAATCGCGACGCGCAGAAACTGGCGGCAAGCGACCTGGGTTTTGCGCTGGGCCCACGGCTGAACGCGGCGGGCAGGCTGGATGATATGTCGGTGGGCGTCGCGCTGCTGTTATGCGATAACCTCGGCGAAGCGCGTCAGTTGGCTAACGATCTGGATGCGCTGAATCAGACGCGCAAAGAGATTGAACAAGGGATGCAGGCCGAAGCGCTAACCTTGTGCGAGCAGCTTGAACGAAGCCGCGATACGTTGCCCGGCGGGCTGGCGATGTATCATCCTGAATGGCATCAGGGGGTGGTGGGGATCCTTGCCTCGCGTATCAAAGAGCGTTTTCATCGGCCGGTGATTGCCTTCGCGCCTGCTGGCGATGGCGTTCTGAAAGGTTCCGGGCGTTCAATTCAGGGGCTGCACATGCGTGATGCGCTGGAGCGCCTGGATATGCTCTACCCTGGCATGATGCTTAAGTTTGGCGGTCATGCGATGGCTGCTGGTTTGACACTGGAAGAGCATCGTTTCGAAGAGTTTCAACAACGCTTCGGCGAACTGGTGACGGAATGGCTGGATCCGGCGCTGTTGCAGGGTGAGATTGTTTCTGACGGCCCGCTAACGCCGCAAGAGATGACGCTGGATGTCGCCGAAATGCTGCGTGAAGCCGGGCCGTGGGGGCAAATGTTCCCGGAGCCGCTGTTCGATGGCGAGTTTCGGCTGTTGCAGCAGCGGCTGGTGGGCGAGCGTCACCTGAAGGTCATGCTCGAGCCGGTCGGTGGCGGCCCGCTGCTTGATGGCATAGCGTTTAACGTCGATACCACCTGCTGGCCGGACAACGGCGTGCGGCAGGTGAATATTGCTTATAAACTTGATGTCAACGAGTTCCGCGGGAATCGTAGCGTACAGCTTATCATCGAAAATCTCTGGCCACTTTAGCGCCAGTATTCGCTACAAAAAAGGGCGTGGATCCGGTAAACTCCCGCCCTTATCACCGCATTTTGACAAGTCCATTAAAAGAAATCAGACCATGTTTGAAATTAACCCGGTAAAAAATCGTATTCAGGACCTCACGGAGCGCTCCGACGTTCTTAGGGGGTATCTTTGACTATGACGCCAAGAAAGAGCGTCTGGAAGAAGTAAACGCCGAGCTGGAACAGCCGGACGTCTGGAATGAGCCAGAGCGCGCACAGGCGCTGGGCAAAGAGCGTTCCTCACTTGAAGCTATCGTCGATACCCTCGATCAAATGTCGCAGGGGCTGGAAGATGTCTCCGGTCTGCTGGAGCTGGCAGTAGAAGCTGACGACGAAGAAACCTTTAACGAAGCGGTCGCCGAGCTGGACGGGCTGGAAGAGAAGCTGGCGCAGCTTGAGTTCCGTCGCATGTTCTCCGGCGAGTATGACAGCGCCGATTGCTACCTCGATATCCAGGCGGGCTCCGGTGGTACCGAAGCGCAGGACTGGGCGAGCATGCTGATGCGCATGTATCTGCGCTGGGCGGAAGCACGCGGCTTCAAAACTGAAATTATCGAAGAGTCTGAAGGTGAAGTCGCGGGTATTAAATCTGTGACCATCAAGATCATCGGCGATTACGCCTACGGCTGGCTGCGTACCGAAACCGGCGTTCACCGCCTGGTGCGTAAGAGCCCGTTTGACTCCGGCGGCCGTCGTCATACCTCCTTTAGCTCCGCATTTGTCTACCCGGAAGTGGAAGACGATATTGATATCGAGATTAACCCGGCGGATCTGCGTATTGACGTCTATCGCGCATCTGGCGCGGGCGGCCAGCACGTTAACCGTACGGAATCCGCGGTACGTATTACCCATATTCCGACCGGGCTGGTAACGCAGTGCCAGAACGATCGTTCTCAGCATAAAAACAAAGACCAGGCCATGAAGCAGATGAAAGCGAAGCTTTATGAACTGGAAATGCAGAAGAAAAATGCGGAGAAACAGGCGATGGAAGACACCAAGTCCGATATCGGCTGGGGAAGCCAGATCCGTTCTTATGTCCTGGATGATTCCCGCATCAAAGATCTGCGTACCGGGGTTGAAACCCGCAACACGCAGGCGGTGCTGGACGGCAGCCTGGATCAATTCATCGAAGCAAGTTTGAAAGCAGGGTTATGAGGAACCAACATGTCTGAACAACAAGCACAGGGCGCTGACGCGGCAGTCGATCTTAACAATGAACTGAAAACCCGCCGCGAGAAGCTGGCGCAACTGCGCGAGCAGGGTGTGCCGTTCCCGAACGATTTCCGTCGTGACCAGACCTCTGACAAGCTGCACGCTGAATTTGATGGCAAAGAGAACGAAGAACTGGAAGCCCTGGGTATTGAAGTGGCCGTTGCTGGCCGCATGATGACCCGCCGCATTATGGGTAAAGCCTCATTCGTAACCTTGCAGGATGTGGGCGGTCGTATTCAGCTGTACGTTGCGCGCGATGATCTTGCAGAAGGCGTATATAACGAACAGTTCAAAAAATGGGACCTCGGCGATATCCTCGGCGCGCGCGGCAAGCTGTTCAAAACCAAGACCGGCGAACTTTCCATTCACTGCACCGAACTGCGTCTGCTGACCAAAGCTCTGCGTCCGCTGCCGGATAAATTCCATGGCTTGCAGGATCAGGAAGCGCGCTATCGCCAGCGTTACCTGGATCTCATCTCTAACGATGAATCCCGCAATACCTTTAAAGTGCGTTCGCAGATCCTGGCCGGTATTCGCCAGTTCATGGTGAGCCGCGACTTTATGGAAGTTGAAACGCCGATGATGCAAGTGATCCCGGGCGGTGCGTCCGCGCGTCCGTTTATCACCCATCACAACGCGCTTGATCTGGACATGTATCTGCGTATTGCGCCGGAACTGTACCTCAAACGTCTGGTGGTTGGCGGCTTCGAGCGCGTGTTCGAAATTAACCGTAACTTCCGTAACGAAGGTATCTCCGTTCGCCATAACCCTGAGTTCACCATGATGGAACTCTATATGGCGTATGCGGATTATAAAGATCTGATCGAACTGACCGAATCGTTGTTCCGCACGCTGGCGCAGAATATTCTCGGCAAAACCGAAGTACCTTACGGCGATGAAGT
The Kosakonia oryzae genome window above contains:
- the prfB gene encoding peptide chain release factor 2 (programmed frameshift), with the translated sequence MFEINPVKNRIQDLTERSDVLRGYLDYDAKKERLEEVNAELEQPDVWNEPERAQALGKERSSLEAIVDTLDQMSQGLEDVSGLLELAVEADDEETFNEAVAELDGLEEKLAQLEFRRMFSGEYDSADCYLDIQAGSGGTEAQDWASMLMRMYLRWAEARGFKTEIIEESEGEVAGIKSVTIKIIGDYAYGWLRTETGVHRLVRKSPFDSGGRRHTSFSSAFVYPEVEDDIDIEINPADLRIDVYRASGAGGQHVNRTESAVRITHIPTGLVTQCQNDRSQHKNKDQAMKQMKAKLYELEMQKKNAEKQAMEDTKSDIGWGSQIRSYVLDDSRIKDLRTGVETRNTQAVLDGSLDQFIEASLKAGL
- the xerD gene encoding site-specific tyrosine recombinase XerD, translating into MEQDFARIEQFLDALWLENNLADNTLSAYRRDLQGVAEWLHHRGSSLMQARSDDLQALLAERVDGGYKATSSARLLSAVRRLFQYLYREKIRSDDPSAQLASPKLPQRLPKDLTEAQVERLLQAPVVDQPLELRDKAMLEVLYATGLRVSELVGLTMSDISLRQGVLRVIGKGNKERLVPLGENAVYWVENYLEHGRPWLLNGVSIDVLFPSQRAQQMTRQTFWHRIKHYAVLAGIDSEKLSPHVLRHAFATHLLNHGADLRVVQMLLGHQDLSTTQIYTHVATERLRKLHEQHHPRA
- the lysS gene encoding lysine--tRNA ligase: MSEQQAQGADAAVDLNNELKTRREKLAQLREQGVPFPNDFRRDQTSDKLHAEFDGKENEELEALGIEVAVAGRMMTRRIMGKASFVTLQDVGGRIQLYVARDDLAEGVYNEQFKKWDLGDILGARGKLFKTKTGELSIHCTELRLLTKALRPLPDKFHGLQDQEARYRQRYLDLISNDESRNTFKVRSQILAGIRQFMVSRDFMEVETPMMQVIPGGASARPFITHHNALDLDMYLRIAPELYLKRLVVGGFERVFEINRNFRNEGISVRHNPEFTMMELYMAYADYKDLIELTESLFRTLAQNILGKTEVPYGDEVFDFGKPFEKLTMREAIKKYRPETNMADLDNFDSAKAIAESIGIKVEKSWGLGRIVTEIFEEVAEAHLIQPTFITEYPAEVSPLARRNDVNPEITDRFEFFIGGREIGNGFSELNDAEDQAQRFADQVAAKDAGDDEAMFFDEDYVTALEHGLPPTAGLGIGIDRMVMLFTNSHTIRDVILFPAMRPVK
- the dsbC gene encoding bifunctional protein-disulfide isomerase/oxidoreductase DsbC; the protein is MKNGLIMFTLLAAAFSGVAHADDAAIKQSLAKLGVQSSEILPAPVAGMKAVLTNSGVLYVTEDGKHIIQGPMYDVSGAQPVNVTTQMLLPHLNALEKEMIVYKAPKEKHVITVFTDITCGYCQKLHSEMADYNALGITVRYLAFPRQGVPSEVENQMKAIWCAKDRNKAFDDAMDGKGIKPASCDIDIANHYALGVQFGVNGTPAIVLNDGYLVPGYQAPAEMKAFLDKHQQATSGK
- the recJ gene encoding single-stranded-DNA-specific exonuclease RecJ: MKAQIQLRRRKVDDSAELAEGLPPLLRRLYASRGVRKASELERSVKGMLPWQQLTGIDEAVSHLYQALREDLRIIVVGDFDADGATSTALSVLALRALGCENVSYLVPNRFDDGYGLSPEVVDQAHARGAQLILTVDNGISSHAGVARAHELGIPVVVTDHHLPGDTLPDAEAIVNPNLRDCDFPSKSLAGVGVAFYLMLALRAFLRDNGWFESRGLAMPNLAELLDLVALGTVADVVPLDANNRILTWQGLSRIRAGRCRPGIKALLEIANRDAQKLAASDLGFALGPRLNAAGRLDDMSVGVALLLCDNLGEARQLANDLDALNQTRKEIEQGMQAEALTLCEQLERSRDTLPGGLAMYHPEWHQGVVGILASRIKERFHRPVIAFAPAGDGVLKGSGRSIQGLHMRDALERLDMLYPGMMLKFGGHAMAAGLTLEEHRFEEFQQRFGELVTEWLDPALLQGEIVSDGPLTPQEMTLDVAEMLREAGPWGQMFPEPLFDGEFRLLQQRLVGERHLKVMLEPVGGGPLLDGIAFNVDTTCWPDNGVRQVNIAYKLDVNEFRGNRSVQLIIENLWPL